The following coding sequences are from one Candidatus Hydrogenedentota bacterium window:
- a CDS encoding Gfo/Idh/MocA family oxidoreductase, giving the protein MAKKKLNIGMIGYGFMGRAHSNAFRKVNNFFDLEYQPVLKAACARNAEKAQAFADNWGYESIETDWRKLVERDDIDCIDIGSPNNTHEEIVLAAAAKGKMILCEKPLAMNAEEGERMTAAVEKAGVPNMVWYNYRRVPAITLAKRLIDEGRLGRIFHYRAKYLQDWTISPELPQGGAGLWRLDASVAGSGVTGDLLAHSIDSAIWLIGGMEKVTAITETFIKERQHNLTGQKQEVTIDDACAFLAKFDNGALATFESTRYARGRKNQNTFEVNGEHGSIYFDLEDPHQLQFFDNKHESHIHGWQTILVTDFEHPYMDKYWVPGTTIGYEHTFVNAIADFLKSLEAGQAPVRPNFRDALETQYVCDAVLKSGKTGQWESCKA; this is encoded by the coding sequence TGTCCTCAAGGCCGCCTGCGCGCGCAACGCCGAAAAGGCCCAGGCCTTCGCCGACAACTGGGGTTATGAAAGCATCGAGACCGACTGGCGCAAGCTCGTCGAACGCGACGACATCGACTGCATCGACATCGGCAGCCCCAACAACACCCACGAAGAAATCGTCCTCGCCGCCGCCGCCAAAGGCAAGATGATTCTCTGCGAGAAACCCCTCGCCATGAACGCCGAAGAAGGCGAGCGCATGACCGCCGCCGTGGAAAAAGCCGGCGTGCCCAACATGGTCTGGTACAACTACCGCCGCGTCCCCGCGATCACCCTCGCGAAGCGCCTCATCGACGAAGGCCGCCTCGGACGCATTTTCCACTACCGCGCCAAGTACCTCCAGGACTGGACCATCTCCCCCGAGCTGCCCCAGGGCGGCGCGGGCCTCTGGCGCCTGGACGCCTCCGTGGCTGGCAGCGGCGTCACCGGCGACCTCCTCGCCCACTCCATCGATTCCGCCATCTGGCTCATTGGCGGCATGGAGAAAGTCACCGCCATCACCGAAACCTTCATCAAAGAGCGTCAGCACAACCTCACGGGACAGAAACAGGAAGTCACCATCGACGACGCCTGCGCCTTTCTCGCCAAATTCGACAATGGCGCCCTCGCCACCTTCGAATCCACCCGCTACGCCCGCGGCCGCAAAAACCAGAACACCTTCGAAGTCAACGGCGAACATGGTTCGATCTACTTCGACCTCGAAGATCCCCACCAGCTCCAGTTCTTCGACAACAAACACGAAAGCCACATCCACGGCTGGCAGACCATCCTCGTCACCGACTTCGAGCACCCCTACATGGACAAATACTGGGTCCCGGGCACGACGATCGGCTACGAACACACCTTCGTCAACGCCATCGCCGACTTCCTCAAGAGCCTCGAAGCCGGCCAGGCACCCGTACGCCCCAACTTCCGCGACGCACTCGAAACCCAATACGTCTGCGACGCCGTCCTGAAGTCCGGCAAGACCGGCCAGTGGGAAAGCTGCAAGGCCTGA
- a CDS encoding glycosyltransferase family 39 protein: MTKDPNVSPRTSHGALLILLAIITLGAALRLASITRESAWGDEALTTACYPAESFADCMDCVFAEDARLRIAPVYYWVQYAWTLVAGGSLTSLRLLSVFLSIVTTVQLFNLGRLIAGNTAGLWGTALFNLSLFQIYYGQEVRFYALMNVFALAALHGLALYLRESKLRYLALCVAGNALLIWTHTFSVVFVFAQGFLLLGWWKHLRTILPWFTAHGLMALALFAWLAFLDYDFAGQSAAYRDMPAGPRELANTFLQFAGGRFSNINPAPWMPLGFSADLLIAASTAALAAYALFKSWSKKVEAAPSPGLSRGEAALLLVAFLGPILGLYLLNWYWRPCFFSRYVVYAALPLQLLAASGLSALPRTGLVPRRVAIFILLLFTWQHLALPRPFRADYGELARAVANDPSHHRAVIALKPFNFDAAEYALRDQYVPVELLHGLKEMVAVAQRRCAAGESVWAVFYRWDDTAAFERALKDGGAMITHHRTAGMPPLDLFHVSRGAGNTE; the protein is encoded by the coding sequence GTGACCAAGGATCCCAATGTGTCTCCACGCACCTCACATGGCGCGCTCCTGATCCTTCTGGCCATCATCACACTTGGCGCCGCCCTGCGCCTCGCCTCCATCACCCGAGAATCCGCCTGGGGCGACGAAGCCCTCACCACCGCCTGTTATCCCGCGGAATCCTTCGCTGACTGCATGGACTGCGTCTTCGCCGAAGACGCTAGACTGCGGATCGCGCCCGTTTACTATTGGGTGCAGTATGCCTGGACATTGGTCGCAGGCGGCTCACTCACTTCCCTTCGCCTCCTCTCCGTGTTCCTCTCAATCGTCACCACGGTCCAGCTTTTCAATTTAGGTCGCCTCATTGCCGGAAACACCGCCGGACTTTGGGGCACGGCCCTTTTCAACCTGTCTCTCTTTCAAATCTACTACGGACAGGAAGTTCGCTTCTATGCCCTCATGAATGTCTTCGCCCTCGCCGCACTCCACGGCCTCGCATTGTACCTGCGAGAGTCCAAACTGCGTTACCTGGCGCTGTGTGTGGCCGGGAACGCGCTCCTCATTTGGACCCACACCTTCTCCGTCGTATTTGTCTTTGCCCAGGGCTTCCTACTCCTCGGCTGGTGGAAGCATCTCCGCACCATCCTGCCCTGGTTCACCGCCCACGGCCTCATGGCCCTGGCGCTTTTCGCCTGGCTCGCTTTCCTCGACTACGACTTCGCCGGACAGAGCGCCGCCTACCGCGACATGCCCGCCGGCCCCCGCGAGCTCGCCAACACCTTTCTCCAATTTGCCGGCGGACGCTTCTCCAACATCAACCCCGCGCCCTGGATGCCCCTTGGCTTCAGCGCCGACCTTCTGATCGCCGCGAGCACGGCCGCCCTGGCCGCATACGCCCTTTTCAAGTCCTGGAGTAAAAAAGTGGAGGCCGCGCCATCACCGGGGCTCTCGCGAGGTGAAGCCGCGCTCCTGCTCGTCGCCTTTCTTGGCCCCATACTGGGGCTCTACCTCCTTAACTGGTATTGGCGACCATGCTTCTTCAGCCGCTACGTGGTTTACGCGGCCTTGCCCCTCCAGCTCCTTGCGGCCAGCGGTCTGAGCGCCCTTCCGCGCACGGGGCTGGTCCCGCGCAGGGTGGCCATCTTTATCCTCCTCCTTTTCACCTGGCAACACCTCGCCCTGCCCCGGCCTTTCCGCGCCGACTACGGCGAGCTCGCCCGCGCCGTCGCGAACGACCCATCCCACCACCGCGCCGTCATCGCCCTCAAACCTTTCAATTTCGACGCGGCCGAATACGCCCTGCGAGACCAGTACGTGCCCGTCGAGCTCCTCCACGGCCTCAAGGAAATGGTGGCCGTCGCGCAACGTCGCTGTGCCGCCGGGGAATCCGTCTGGGCCGTCTTCTATCGGTGGGACGACACCGCCGCTTTCGAGCGGGCCCTCAAGGACGGCGGCGCAATGATCACACACCACAGGACCGCGGGCATGCCTCCCCTCGACTTGTTTCACGTGAGTCGTGGCGCGGGGAATACCGAGTAA